A window from Populus trichocarpa isolate Nisqually-1 chromosome 3, P.trichocarpa_v4.1, whole genome shotgun sequence encodes these proteins:
- the LOC7465868 gene encoding uncharacterized protein LOC7465868, which yields MMSANSKMAEQLKLHQRWEFRRKDNDSDSSSNDSKPSGEPALKTYKLISSFISVDNEETSEASKLHQNGNCDPGISDQMKSGKAENGRRRRKSKRDDSAPNEIKKGPRKGVRRKKSKTITDEQAVFYDLKKYMNFLLEDLKVSRENLLKWMREEMQKLVAEETVSELETRERSFRGEKVQLQNQANFEENAEVQHRNIFEKNIPAQHQNNIQGYGQLQAHKEFEENVHRQNLINFENTEVHHQETIFLQNRNAFKSFKGAQDCNDESTERFGETNKSADFSNCSLSLDSQAGYSRANVPSSRTEKDREERMALSAKLNSKPSSSDQNVQVQQLNSIVLGIRAQSNNKSSERSAKGRKTSDSNRHHQVPEHQSDCAQVIGSLTSTERDKGERLPLSVQPMFPANSNQVASSMYLTLPTVLTKPHVANHRFDTSSLNSIQPRLAGNQIGLSSERPNLLLGSSSLHGYFQDMQPEERSRNFAQVSSRDISYFNQNSTSSIFGNGLPDPFLQAVNSNFNIPTQVSLENLARESSMPSLSMRGGATRLPGGSYSFSEQFTASNFLNHSSYKVDGRLMAYQDGYQFQK from the coding sequence ATGATGTCCGCCAACTCTAAAATGGCAGAGCAACTGAAACTGCATCAACGCTGGGAGTTTAGGAGGAAAGACAATGATTCCGATTCTTCTAGCAATGATTCAAAACCAAGTGGCGAGCCAGCtctcaaaacatacaaactGATCTCCAGCTTCATTTCAGTTGACAATGAGGAAACTAGCGAGGCTAGTAAACTGCACCAGAATGGGAACTGTGATCCTGGTATTTCGGACCAAATGAAATCTGGGAAAGCTGAAAATGGccggaggaggaggaagagtaAAAGGGATGATTCAGCTCCTAATGAGATAAAGAAGGGCCCTCGTAAAGGAGTCCGCCGTAAGAAGAGTAAAACTATTACTGATGAGCAGGCTGTATTTTATGATCTTAAGAAATACATGAACTTCTTATTGGAGGATCTTAAAGTTTCAAGAGAGAATTTGTTGAAGTGGATGAGGGAAGAAATGCAGAAATTGGTGGCAGAGGAGACAGTTTCTGAGCTGGAAACAAGAGAACGCAGCTTCAGAGGAGAGAAAGTTCAATTGCAGAACCAAGCCAACTTTGAGGAGAATGCGGAAGTTCAGCACCGAAACATCTTCGAGAAGAACATACCGGCACAacatcaaaacaacattcaggGGTATGGCCAACTGCAGGCCCATAAAGAGTTTGAGGAGAATGTCCACAGGCAGAACCTAATCAATTTCGAGAACACTGAAGTGCATCATCAGGAGACCATTTTCCTGCAGAATCGAAATGCCTTCAAATCTTTCAAAGGGGCTCAAGACTGCAATGATGAATCTACAGAGAGGTTTGGTGAAACCAATAAATCAGCTGATTTTAGTAATTGCAGTCTATCATTGGACAGTCAAGCTGGTTATAGCCGAGCAAATGTACCCTCATCAAGAACTGAGAAGGACAGAGAAGAAAGAATGGCATTATCTGCCAAGTTGAATTCTAAACCTAGTTCTTCGGATCAGAACGTGCAAGTGCAGCAGCTAAATAGCATTGTGTTGGGCATAAGAGCTCAAAGCAACAATAAATCTTCAGAGAGGTCTGCAAAAGGCAGAAAGACTAGTGATTCTAATCGTCACCATCAAGTACCTGAACATCAATCTGATTGTGCCCAAGTGATTGGATCCTTGACATCAACTGAGAGGGACAAAGGAGAAAGACTGCCATTATCTGTCCAACCAATGTTTCCAGCTAACTCCAACCAGGTAGCTTCGTCAATGTACTTAACACTGCCTACTGTGTTAACAAAGCCTCATGTAGCAAACCATAGGTTTGATACATCTTCATTGAACTCTATTCAACCAAGACTTGCTGGGAATCAAATAGGCTTGAGTTCAGAAAGACCGAATCTGTTACTAGGTTCAAGCAGTCTTCATGGATACTTTCAGGACATGCAGCCAGAGGAAAGAAGTAGAAACTTTGCTCAAGTGAGTTCCAGAGACATCAGTTACTTCAACCAAAATAGCACGTCATCAATTTTTGGAAATGGACTCCCAGATCCATTTCTTCAGGCCgtaaatagtaattttaatattccaACCCAAGTCAGCTTGGAAAATCTAGCTCGAGAAAGCAGCATGCCAAGCCTAAGCATGAGAGGAGGAGCCACGAGGCTTCCAGGGGGGAGCTACTCTTTCTCAGAACAGTTTACAGCGAGCAACTTTCTCAACCATTCTAGTTACAAAGTAGATGGTAGACTAATGGCATATCAAGATGGTTATCAATtccaaaaatag
- the LOC7465869 gene encoding signal peptide peptidase-like 2: MDLQKLCLVITVTAVISLVCYPSSVTAGDIVHDDNLAPKKPGCENDFVLVKVQTWVDGVEDAEFVGVGARFGTTIVSKEKNANQIRLTLSDPLDCCSAPKHKLDGDVIMVHRGHCKFTTKANNAEAAGASALLIINNQKELYKMVCEPDETDLDIHIPAVMLPQDAGSSLEKMLLTNSSVSVQLYSPRRPLVDIAEVFLWLMAVGTILCASYWSAWSAREAAIEQDKLLKDAVDEIPNEKAVGFSTVVDINTTSAVLFVVIASCFLVILYKLMSYWFIELLVVLFCIGGVEGLQTCLVALLSRWFKHAGESYIKVPFFGPLSYLTLAVAPFCIAFAVVWAVYRTVSFAWIGQDILGIALIITVLQIVHVPNLKVGTVLLSCAFLYDIFWVFVSKKVFHESVMIVVARGDRSGEDGIPMLLKIPRLFDPWGGYSIIGFGDILLPGLLIAFSLRYDWLATKSLRAGYFPWAMLAYGLGLLVTYVALNLMDGHGQPALLYIVPFTLGTFLALGKKRGDLRVLWTQGEPETPCSHVRLQHSEELD; the protein is encoded by the exons ATGGATTTGCAAAAACTGTGCCTTGTAATCACTGTCACAGCTGTGATTTCACTGGTGTGTTACCCATCTTCAGTTACCGCAGGAGATATAGTTCATGATGATAATTTAGCCCCAAAAAAGCCAGGCTGCGAAAATGACTTCGTTTTG GTAAAAGTTCAAACTTGGGTCGATGGAGTTGAGGATGCTGAATTTGTTGGTGTGGGTGCTAGATTTGGCACTACCATTGtgtcaaaagagaaaaatgcaAACCAAATTCGCCTTACACTTTCAGACCCTCTAGATTGTTGTAGTGCACCTAAGCATAAG CTTGATGGAGATGTCATCATGGTTCACCGAGGTCATTGCAAGTTCACTACCAAAGCAAATAATGCTGAGGCTGCTGGTGCTTCAGCCTTGCTCATTATAAATAACCAAAAAG AACTTTACAAGATGGTCTGTGAGCCAGATGAAACTGATCTGGATATACACATACCTGCTGTTATGCTTCCACAAGATGCAGGTTCAAGCTTGGAAAAAATGCTGCTAACTAATTCATCTG TGTCTGTGCAGCTTTACTCTCCAAGGCGACCATTAGTTGATATTGCTGAAGTCTTTTTGTGGTTGATGGCAGTCGGTACCATCTTGTGCGCCTCTTATTGGTCTGCATGGAGTGCCAGAGAAGCAGCTATTGAACAAGACAAGCTATTGAAG GATGCTGTGGATGAAATTCCAAATGAAAAGGCTGTGGGTTTTAGTACTGTTGTAGACATTAATACAACGTCAGCTGTTCTGTTTGTTGTCATTGCTTCATGCTTCTTGGTCATACTTTACAAACTCATGTCATATTGGTTCATAGAGCTTTTGGTGGTCCTCTTCTGCATAGGTGGTGTGGAG GGATTGCAAACTTGCCTGGTCGCTTTGTTGTCAAG GTGGTTCAAGCATGCTGGAGAATCATACATTAAGGTGCCATTCTTTGGACCTCTCTCATACCTAACTTTGGCTGTTGCTCCATTCTGCATAGCATTTGCAGTTGTTTGGGCTGTGTATCGCACTGTTTCCTTTGCCTGGATAGGTCAAGATATACTC GGAATTGCACTGATAATCACCGTTCTGCAAATTGTCCATGTGCCTAATCTCAAG GTGGGTACAGTTCTTCTCAGTTGTGCGTTCTTGTATGACATCTTTTGGGTGTTTGTTTCTAAGAAGGTGTTCCATGAAAGCGTCATGATTGTG GTGGCTCGTGGTGATAGAAGTGGAGAGGATGGAATACCGATGCTGTTAAAGATCCCACGCTTGTTTGATCCTTGGGGTGGTTACAGCATCATAGGATTTGGTGACATCCTTTTACCTGGATTGCTGATAGCATTTTCCCTCAG GTATGATTGGTTAGCAACTAAGAGTCTTCGAGCTGGGTACTTCCCATGGGCAATGCTTGCTTATGGACTAG GTCTTCTCGTTACTTATGTGGCACTGAACTTGATGGATGGCCATGGGCAACCAGCACTGCTCTATATTGTCCCATTCACCCTTG GAACTTTTCTGGCACTGGGGAAGAAAAGAGGGGATCTCAGAGTCTTATGGACCCAAGGAGAACCAGAAACACCATGTTCCCATGTCCGTCTCCAACATAGTGAAGAATTGGACTAG